The DNA sequence GGCTGGCAGAGAGAGGCGGTGGGTAAGTGAAGTGCAGACCACAGGAGGGAGAGTGTGAGACTGATCAGTGAAGAGGCGGCACTGACTGCTAGTGTGAGATTATAAGGGGAGGCTGTGCAGAGCGACACAGAGACACAAACATCAAAACCTGACTGAcggtgtatgtgagtacctgagtattgtgggcacctgagtattgtgggtacctgagtattgtgggtacctgagtattgtgagtacctgggtattgtgggtacctgagtattgtgggtacctgagtattgtgggtacctgagtattgtgagtacctgggtattgtgtgtacctgggtattgtgtgtacctgagtatttattgtgtgtacctgagtattgtgtgtacctgagtattgggagttcCTGAGTATTGTGTATACCtgggtattgtgagtacctgtgtattgtgcgtACCTGAGTATTTTGCGCACTGAGTATTGTGCGCAAATGTGTATtgtgagtatctgtgtattgtgggcacctgagtattgtgagtacctgtgtattgggagtacctgtgtattgtgtatctGGGTAGATCGTTAGtgcctgagtattgtgagtgcacaTGGGCAGTGAGTACATGAccgctgcgagtgcacgtgggctgggagtacacgtggactgtgagtacccGTGGGCTGCAattgcacgtgggctgtgagtacctgtgtactgtattgttgagtacctgtgtgttttattgttgagtacctgtgtattgttgagtattagtgtcaggaagctagttgttactTATTTGAACAGGGtataatcctcattaaattagtaggtacgatacccggtgggtgtggagatgcgactcggtgtacatcttgcggcatgtatgcgttccttgatcatctgattgagggtgaatactgctgtgcagcacattgtttccctggaagcccaggttctgaatactaaaggagagccgggaatgtACCCGGAAGGTCCTGCAGGGGCTAGCACAGAGGCGGATGGAGACAAGGAGGTGCAgacactagaaaagagtagatgggtgacagttaggaagATTACAGggaaaagtgccagggaggccgatcctgggctggaacaccaccccaataagtacgctcaattgagtgacattggtgaaaccagtcagggaccagcactgctggagctgagggactctcctagctgccaggggaagaactcctccagtgagagtggggggaagctaagggaaaggaaagacagattctggtggtaggggactaaattcttagaaggacagatagGGCAATCTGTTATAAAGACCTGAAGCGTCGAACTGTAAGTGTGTCTaatgggtgctcgggttcggcacatcacggatctggtggacagattactgggaggggctggagaagacccagctgtcatggtgcacgttggtaccaatgacaaagtcagaggcagatggagtgtcctaaagaacgacttaggagctaaattgactaaaaaggacctccaaggtagtattctcaggaatactaccggtacctcgagccacaccagaaaggtggagggagattagggaagtaaacaaatagctgaagagctggtgtagtaagaaggggtttggattcctggagaactgggccgacttcttagtcggtcaccagttctatagaggGGATAGACTgcatctaaatgaggagggtgcagatctcccgggagtgaagatggccaaaaagttagagggacttttaaactaggcgacaggagGGGaaagtccagaggtagagatagtcagagcGGAGCATATTccaggtagtattgggggcattagtattaggttgactaaagcacataaacctgaggtaagtatagtaacaagtcctatttgcaatcttggaacacccaataagaggacggtatgcgactggtctaaactgagtggcatgttcaccaatgccaggagcctggcggataaGATGTGAGAACTAGCGATagtgttgtatgaggaggatttcgattttgtgggaatttcagagacttggttcaacagctctcatgattggcttggCAGCCAtttaagggtattccctttattacagggatagagagggtaagaaAGGGGAAGGGGTGTACCtgtatataaagaataatgtacgagtgaatgtgagctagggaggaggtggaatccttaggatagagctccaaagggatgaaactaaggggaaagtaatactgggagtatgctataggccccctacctTGAGGTAGGGGGCCCCCTCCCAACATTTTACCTGGGAGGTATGCActtagctgttactgttcaccatctcaggagtgagctctttctcttgATTTAAATcccctcacatgctctttctcctctgatgcagtagctctgagcagTAACAGCTGGGACTGTCTTGGTAACATCCCAGGagatttccagtcaggcttcaggagagGCTGGGTCTGATCACTCCGGACGTCCGGCTTCAGTGGTAATTGGACAATTCACAGAGGGACCACAGGAGACCATTCACTAAGACCACCTCTGATGTTCCTTAATGCCTGTTACCCCCGTAGGGGTAtgggaagctggtgagtggggaaccataggggagcacaagagtcaccaccAGTTTGAACTGCATATAGCAAAACCTTTTTGCACACAAACCTGGTTGCAATCgaatttttatttctgaaaaactcTTGTTTTCAATTTTTCAgcgtttaatatatatatttttttcactaatatTTTTTGGATCATTTTTTTGGATTAACTTCTGGACTTTGATTAATGTTATGTTAATCATATTGAATTTGATATGTTACACATGTGGCACAGATTGCCACACCAATGCTTTTATGTTTAATACTACAATTGAGTGGTATCACTGaattttatatgttatgttgtagtatttttatttttatttgttagagCTATCACTTATAGTGCATCACAGTGGATGTTTTGCACCTAGTTTACACATTCATTTCACTTaaatagggagcgccattcaccccattgtTCAATCACGTTACATTGATTAGCCCTTTAGGGGtcttattaggggaggctgcacacgtctgcagtctctgaccgtctcttctatcatgtctgcagtctctgaccatcttctgtactatgtctgcagtctctgactgtctcttgtatcgtgtctacagtctctgactatctcctctactatgtctacagtctctgaccatctcttgtaccatgtctgcagtctctgaccgtctcttgtatcatgtctgcagtctctgaccatctcttgtatcatgtctgcagtctctgaccatctcttgtatcatgtctacagtctctgaccatctcttgtattatatctgcagtctctgaccatctcttgtatcatgtcaacaatctctgaccatctcttgtatcatgtctgcagtctctgaccatctcctgtattatgtctgcagtctctgaccatctcctgtattatgtctgcagtctctgaccaacccctgtactgtgtctgcagtctctgaccgtttcctgtagtatgattgcagtctctgaccgtctcttgtatcatatctacagtctctgaccatctcttgtatcatgtctgtagtctctgaccatctcctgtattatatctgcagtctctgaccatctcctgtactatgtctgcagtgtctgaccgtctcttgtatcatgtcttcagtctctgacaatctcttgtatcatgtctgcagtctctgaccatctcttttatcatgtctgcagtctttgaccatcccttgtatcatgtctgtagtctctgaccatcttctgtattatgtctgcagtctctgaccatctcctgtattatgtctgcagtctctgaccatctcttttatcatgtctacagtctctgaccatctcctgtatcatgtctgggggctctttctaacagtctctctaacagaagccctctctgtgtgcatcagagagacccccttctaggtctcattagtgtacgctcttcctgtattttctttattgttaaaagattatGGGAGGATCCCAGGATAAGGAAGACtgcttaggggagcatctctgtgtttgagtcgttgccatagaaacatttgtagaggggaggagttggtaagatgaccacgcccatgtgggggcgccacaaatatttctgcacccaagcgtctgtgaccctaggatcagccatGGTGATACCAGATTAGGAAGGAGGGAAAATCTATAACAGGAACACAGAAAAATCTGAGCGAGGTTCTAGCCTTCCTCTACTAAAGAAATGTAATTGTATTCTGTCTACGGTCACTttgaagagttcccctcacttcttCTCTGGGGAAATGTTCTCAgccggacaggaagtgatgggaaaggaAAGAATAGTGTTCTGTATTTGTACCTGCAACAATCAGCCTTGTAAATTGTTTGCTTTTCAGTGTTGCTCTtgtggtagaggtagagatgacaCAGCAATAACTTCTCTCATTATTTACATGAAGCCTATGAATGTGCAGGGAGATGTCTTGAGTAAAATTGACCAAAGAGTACCGACCATATTGACGTGCTTTACTCCATTCATGTATGAGTATATGAGTACAGTAATGACTTTCTCTGTCTGCAAAATACCAGGTGACCTTTGTAATATCTGAGATGTCCTTGGAGTAATAACACGGGATGATGCCCTCTTCTCTTGAAACCGCCATCACTTCATCCAGCTGAGTGATATCTTCTGTACCTAAACAAAGAAAATGGATTAGAGGggtatgtatatgcatgtaaaGGTGTCTGAACAgagacttttattttaatttttgtagaaAGCAGGGTCACTCGGTCTCCTGGGAATGGTACCTGTAGAGGACAGCTGCCAGGAGGTGGGCACACCTATGGTGAGAGGGTTAAATCTATTCACTTTCATGAAATACTTACCATAAAAGAGGGAACATGATTAACTTTCTGATGACCTATGTGTTCAAATATTGCCCTTTTTCATGGGTCGATTCCTCCACTGCAATGGTTCCTATGATGATGTACCAGCTGGTAGGAGAAACCACACTGTGTGGTGGGGAAAATGTATTCTGAACACCAGAAAGTGTGGAATAGATGCGGCCACTAGGGGGAAGCATAGTGGTAGTATTTCAAGAAATGGGTCACTGGGTAGGTAAGGGTATTATCCCTCCTTTTATTACAGGTATGACATTCTGTATAAGTGATCTGTGCTGACAGGATAACTTTGAAACATCGGGTTGTAAAGCATTTCTTTCACAGCCTGAGATTTGGTGGAGCCTGGGGAGAGCCAATGACATTACTGTTCCCTGTGTGCTGAGGATAGGGATGCAAATTGATCGATTGctctgatagatagatagatagatagatagatagatagatagatagatagatagatagatagatagatagatagatagatagatagatagatagatagatagatagatagatagatagatagatagatagatagatagatagatagatagatagatagatacaatttACCTGGAAACTGCAGAAGAGTGCCAAGTCTACTATTCTTGAATACATTCCCATATTGAATATCGTATAGTAGGCAGCAAAATCGAGGCCCATCTGTTGGTTCCAGTCCTGTAATTTTGATATATTCAGTCCGATTCCTGTTCGGATCCTTCTCTCTATAGAGTCTTCCCTCATATTTCTCTGTAACATTTCCAGAAGATGAAATGATTGTGTCCTCAGCAGTTACAGATGAACAATATTCTTGATCTGTCTCCCCCCATATGACCCGTACATCTTCATCTGGTTTCCCAGGGTCGGAGTATGAACATGGAATGGTAACAGATCCTCCAGACTGCACTGTACGGATTGTCATCTGATGAACACACCCGGGAGATCCTGTGATCCCTAAAATTAGCAAACACGATGAGATTTAATATCAGTACATTACAAAggggtgtcaattttttttttttttgtgatttcttaGACATCCTAAAAGACATCAGTTCAATTTAACTGATCTTATTAATGTTAAAGTATTGAATCCTATATAGGGGAAGTTCACATTTGCTCACTAAGTACTCAGGCACTGCTTTGCGTTGGGGCAGTGTGCCCGTCCCTGTACACAGTGTAACAGAGCCGCATGTTTGctaccattaccccccccccccg is a window from the Aquarana catesbeiana isolate 2022-GZ linkage group LG03, ASM4218655v1, whole genome shotgun sequence genome containing:
- the LOC141133511 gene encoding uncharacterized protein isoform X1 — its product is MRLFIVISLSFLGITGSPGCVHQMTIRTVQSGGSVTIPCSYSDPGKPDEDVRVIWGETDQEYCSSVTAEDTIISSSGNVTEKYEGRLYREKDPNRNRTEYIKITGLEPTDGPRFCCLLYDIQYGNVFKNSRLGTLLQFPGTEDITQLDEVMAVSREEGIIPCYYSKDISDITKVTWYFADRESHYCTHILIHEWSKARQYGRYSLVNFTQDISLHIHRLHVNNERSYCCVISTSTTRATLKSKQFTRLIVAEYQSSFNLPTNEISLQEGHSVTLTCSYTLPSDRYTERDVLRVNVYWRVGNVTGPYAYHPYQEMVHSTYRHRTSITEMTNLMINDVTKADNTSFHCFVVVKRCAGDYRYDDNIQYGGGTRLIIKEYFTEPSEPPQMSSFGQEALVLAAYVAIKFFIAVILVVLGCVYGRTKNTKRST
- the LOC141133511 gene encoding uncharacterized protein isoform X2; this translates as MSLYIVISLSFLGITGSPGCVHQMTIRTVQSGGSVTIPCSYSDPGKPDEDVRVIWGETDQEYCSSVTAEDTIISSSGNVTEKYEGRLYREKDPNRNRTEYIKITGLEPTDGPRFCCLLYDIQYGNVFKNSRLGTLLQFPGTEDITQLDEVMAVSREEGIIPCYYSKDISDITKVTWYFADRESHYCTHILIHEWSKARQYGRYSLVNFTQDISLHIHRLHVNNERSYCCVISTSTTRATLKSKQFTRLIVAEYQSSFNLPTNEISLQEGHSVTLTCSYTLPSDRYTERDVLRVNVYWRVGNVTGPYAYHPYQEMVHSTYRHRTSITEMTNLMINDVTKADNTSFHCFVVVKRCAGDYRYDDNIQYGGGTRLIIKEYFTEPSEPPQMSSFGQEALVLAAYVAIKFFIAVILVVLGCVYGRTKNTKRST